A genomic stretch from Colwellia sp. Arc7-635 includes:
- a CDS encoding 2'-5' RNA ligase family protein produces MFTEFLDVDITCPTELRDFPEWHKGVKYYGFWAIEVSTQACHNKINKHKTHLADKLHPHYLRQPHVTLMASGLLADNHFHQDLITKQVSQIKKSAFKAFSLKLSACNSFSVCPYLSVLDPLCKLDAIRECLNNSAEQNNPAKYTPHVTLGFYNKAYATTEIVRDIVALSTEDIEFKVNEIVFAQYETKDVQGPYQVLHRIKLDDI; encoded by the coding sequence GTGTTTACTGAATTTTTAGACGTTGATATAACGTGTCCAACTGAACTACGTGATTTTCCCGAATGGCACAAAGGTGTTAAGTATTATGGCTTTTGGGCCATCGAAGTGTCGACTCAGGCTTGCCATAATAAAATAAATAAGCATAAGACACATTTAGCTGACAAATTACATCCACATTACTTACGTCAACCTCATGTTACTTTGATGGCATCAGGGCTATTAGCGGACAATCATTTCCACCAAGACTTAATCACAAAACAAGTTAGTCAAATAAAAAAAAGTGCCTTTAAAGCCTTTTCTTTAAAGTTATCAGCTTGCAATAGTTTTTCTGTTTGTCCTTATCTTTCGGTACTTGACCCTCTATGCAAACTGGACGCCATACGAGAGTGTTTAAATAACAGCGCTGAACAAAATAATCCCGCTAAATATACACCACACGTTACGCTAGGCTTTTACAATAAAGCTTATGCAACAACAGAAATAGTGAGAGATATTGTTGCCTTGAGTACTGAAGATATCGAATTTAAGGTTAATGAAATAGTCTTTGCTCAATATGAAACTAAAGATGTTCAAGGCCCTTATCAAGTGCTACATCGCATTAAATTAGATGACATTTAG